One genomic window of Saccopteryx bilineata isolate mSacBil1 chromosome 4, mSacBil1_pri_phased_curated, whole genome shotgun sequence includes the following:
- the LOC136335213 gene encoding uncharacterized protein isoform X2 yields MITYPNIPSAVRPIPHSETLPVPVFNGFISSKDEESEHGDQVYFDKMHEEMVVESEGSSSDAKQSLTPQQFSQPELNDLVRDLGLSKKAAELLASRLQEKNVLHRSAKVSRFRKREQIFVDFFSEDKHFVYCHDISSLLSQLGVTTYSPTEWRLFLDSSKQSLKCVLLHNSNVYAAVPIGYSTHLREDYNDIKIVLNLLKYEEHNWIICVDLKMVNFLLGQQRGFTKYPCFLCLWDSRALEKHWTQKEWPKREALEVGMQNIVNEPVVNRDRIIFSPLHIKLGLMKQFVLALNRESECFQHIISTFPALSFEKIKAGVFDGPQIRTLIRDKEFAKKMNKEEKAAWQSFVAVTKNFLGNKKAENYELLVQRMLLSFRNIGCNMSVKIHFLNSHLDKFPEYLGAVSDEQGECFHQDLKTMEERYQGRWDRNMMADYCWSIKRDCVQQVHKRKRSSIVEDAQCPRLQDLIEVNHDMSKINFEMDCLPSEIMNLLLSAGEMAYDINTNRKEETSDVVEGMELTSSVTTQDVLMSSPEKNIPSQNNMSQEEEPNVFQSVFDNKSLTTECPLLDSPGLSCSQLVTFVQRGERAKHVSFGGNLIAFSPLRPLGEERPEEV; encoded by the exons atgatcacatatcctaatattccttcagcagtacgacctatcccacactctgagacactcccagttccggttttcaatggttttatttcttctaaggacgaagaaagtgaacatggtgatcaagtgtattttgataagatgcatgaggaaatggttgtagaatctgaagggtcttcttctgatgccaagcagtcattaacccctcagcagtttagccaacccgaattgaatgacttagtaagagatttgggcctatcaaagaaagcagctgagttattagcctccaggcttcaagaaaagaatgtacttcaccggtcagctaaagtatcccgtttcaggaagcgtgaacaaatttttgtggacttcttttccgaagacaaacactttgtttactgtcatgacatcagtagtcttctcagccagctaggtgttaccacttacagtccaacagaatggcggctgtttcttgacagctctaaacagagtctgaaatgtgttctcctacacaacagtaatgtttatgcagcggtcccaattggttattcaactcatctgcgagaagattataatgacataaaaattgtcctcaacttactgaagtatgaggagcataactggatcatttgtgtggaccttaaaatggtaaatttcctgctaggacaacagagaggtttcacgaagtatccttgctttctgtgtttgtgggacagccgagctctggagaaacactggacacagaaagagtggccgaaacgtgaagctctggaagtagggatgcaaaatattgtgaatgaacctgtagttaatcgagacaggatcattttttccccacttcacatcaaacttggcttaatgaagcagtttgttctggctttgaatagagaaagtgaatgctttcaacatattatttccacttttcctgccttgtcttttgagaagataaaagcaggtgtattcgatgggcctcaaattcgaaccctcatacgtgacaaagaatttgccaagaagatgaataaggaggagaaagcagcatggcagtcttttgtggcagttacaaagaacttccttggcaacaaaaaagcagaaaactatgaacttctggttcaaaggatgctgttatctttccgcaacattggatgtaacatgagcgttaagattcacttcctgaacagtcaccttgataagtttcctgaatatcttggagctgttagtgacgagcagggagaatgctttcatcaagatctgaagacaaTGGAAGAGCGTTATCAGGggcgatgggacagaaatatgatggcagactactgctggagcatcaaacgagattgtgttcaacaagtacacaaacgcaagag gagCAGCATAGTAGAAGATGCTCAGTGTCCTAGATTACAAGATTTAATAGAAGTAAATCAT GATATGAGTAAAATAAACTTTGAGATGGATTGTTTACCCAGTGAAATAATGAATTTGCTTCTATCTGCTGGCGAAATGGCATATGATATTAATactaacagaaaggaagaaacttcAGATGTTGTGGAAGGCATGGAACTAACTTCTTCAGTTACAACCCAGGATGTTTTGATGAGTAGCCCTGAAAAAAATATACCGTCACAAAATAACATGTCACAGGAAGAAGAGCCTAACGTTTTCCAGTCAG taTTTGATAATAAAAGCCTTACTACTGAGTGCcctcttcttgattca CCAGGCCTGAGCTGCAGCCAGCTGGTCACTTTCGTGCAGAGGGGAGAGCGCGCCAAGCACGTTTCCTTCGGTGGGAACCTGATTGCCTTCTCACCTCTGAGGCCCCTCGGTGAGGAACGGCCGGAAGaagtttga
- the LOC136335213 gene encoding uncharacterized protein isoform X4: protein MITYPNIPSAVRPIPHSETLPVPVFNGFISSKDEESEHGDQVYFDKMHEEMVVESEGSSSDAKQSLTPQQFSQPELNDLVRDLGLSKKAAELLASRLQEKNVLHRSAKVSRFRKREQIFVDFFSEDKHFVYCHDISSLLSQLGVTTYSPTEWRLFLDSSKQSLKCVLLHNSNVYAAVPIGYSTHLREDYNDIKIVLNLLKYEEHNWIICVDLKMVNFLLGQQRGFTKYPCFLCLWDSRALEKHWTQKEWPKREALEVGMQNIVNEPVVNRDRIIFSPLHIKLGLMKQFVLALNRESECFQHIISTFPALSFEKIKAGVFDGPQIRTLIRDKEFAKKMNKEEKAAWQSFVAVTKNFLGNKKAENYELLVQRMLLSFRNIGCNMSVKIHFLNSHLDKFPEYLGAVSDEQGECFHQDLKTMEERYQGRWDRNMMADYCWSIKRDCVQQVHKRKRSSIVEDAQCPRLQDLIEVNHDMSKINFEMDCLPSEIMNLLLSAGEMAYDINTNRKEETSDVVEGMELTSSVTTQDVLMSSPEKNIPSQNNMSQEEEPNVFQSGLSCSQLVTFVQRGERAKHVSFGGNLIAFSPLRPLGTSRKYPEETSCQKN from the exons atgatcacatatcctaatattccttcagcagtacgacctatcccacactctgagacactcccagttccggttttcaatggttttatttcttctaaggacgaagaaagtgaacatggtgatcaagtgtattttgataagatgcatgaggaaatggttgtagaatctgaagggtcttcttctgatgccaagcagtcattaacccctcagcagtttagccaacccgaattgaatgacttagtaagagatttgggcctatcaaagaaagcagctgagttattagcctccaggcttcaagaaaagaatgtacttcaccggtcagctaaagtatcccgtttcaggaagcgtgaacaaatttttgtggacttcttttccgaagacaaacactttgtttactgtcatgacatcagtagtcttctcagccagctaggtgttaccacttacagtccaacagaatggcggctgtttcttgacagctctaaacagagtctgaaatgtgttctcctacacaacagtaatgtttatgcagcggtcccaattggttattcaactcatctgcgagaagattataatgacataaaaattgtcctcaacttactgaagtatgaggagcataactggatcatttgtgtggaccttaaaatggtaaatttcctgctaggacaacagagaggtttcacgaagtatccttgctttctgtgtttgtgggacagccgagctctggagaaacactggacacagaaagagtggccgaaacgtgaagctctggaagtagggatgcaaaatattgtgaatgaacctgtagttaatcgagacaggatcattttttccccacttcacatcaaacttggcttaatgaagcagtttgttctggctttgaatagagaaagtgaatgctttcaacatattatttccacttttcctgccttgtcttttgagaagataaaagcaggtgtattcgatgggcctcaaattcgaaccctcatacgtgacaaagaatttgccaagaagatgaataaggaggagaaagcagcatggcagtcttttgtggcagttacaaagaacttccttggcaacaaaaaagcagaaaactatgaacttctggttcaaaggatgctgttatctttccgcaacattggatgtaacatgagcgttaagattcacttcctgaacagtcaccttgataagtttcctgaatatcttggagctgttagtgacgagcagggagaatgctttcatcaagatctgaagacaaTGGAAGAGCGTTATCAGGggcgatgggacagaaatatgatggcagactactgctggagcatcaaacgagattgtgttcaacaagtacacaaacgcaagag gagCAGCATAGTAGAAGATGCTCAGTGTCCTAGATTACAAGATTTAATAGAAGTAAATCAT GATATGAGTAAAATAAACTTTGAGATGGATTGTTTACCCAGTGAAATAATGAATTTGCTTCTATCTGCTGGCGAAATGGCATATGATATTAATactaacagaaaggaagaaacttcAGATGTTGTGGAAGGCATGGAACTAACTTCTTCAGTTACAACCCAGGATGTTTTGATGAGTAGCCCTGAAAAAAATATACCGTCACAAAATAACATGTCACAGGAAGAAGAGCCTAACGTTTTCCAGTCAG GCCTGAGCTGCAGCCAGCTGGTCACTTTCGTGCAGAGGGGAGAGCGCGCCAAGCACGTTTCCTTCGGTGGGAACCTGATTGCCTTCTCACCTCTGAGGCCCCTCG
- the LOC136335213 gene encoding disks large-associated protein 5-like isoform X8, translating to MAAVPPRACRGRARAGPKGKEERPQGWCARRWRFLFWRQEEARAVDAAVVRLRLVLQLLVSSDASLLLHLAACSDLGGSSIVEDAQCPRLQDLIEVNHDMSKINFEMDCLPSEIMNLLLSAGEMAYDINTNRKEETSDVVEGMELTSSVTTQDVLMSSPEKNIPSQNNMSQEEEPNVFQSVFDNKSLTTECPLLDSPGLSCSQLVTFVQRGERAKHVSFGGNLIAFSPLRPLGTSRKYPEETSCQKN from the exons ATGGCCGCAGTCCCACCGAGGGCCTGCCGGGGGCGCGCACGGGCCGGCCCCAAGGGTAAGGAGGAGCGCCCGCAGGGATGGTGCGCTCGGCGCTGGCGCTTCCTGTTCTGGCGCCAGGAGGAGGCGCGCGCTGTTGATGCTGCTGTTGTCAGGCTGCGCTTGGTTCTTCAGCTTTTGGTTTCCTCGGACGCATCGCTGCTTCTACACCTTGCTGCGTGCTCGGATCTTGGCGG gagCAGCATAGTAGAAGATGCTCAGTGTCCTAGATTACAAGATTTAATAGAAGTAAATCAT GATATGAGTAAAATAAACTTTGAGATGGATTGTTTACCCAGTGAAATAATGAATTTGCTTCTATCTGCTGGCGAAATGGCATATGATATTAATactaacagaaaggaagaaacttcAGATGTTGTGGAAGGCATGGAACTAACTTCTTCAGTTACAACCCAGGATGTTTTGATGAGTAGCCCTGAAAAAAATATACCGTCACAAAATAACATGTCACAGGAAGAAGAGCCTAACGTTTTCCAGTCAG taTTTGATAATAAAAGCCTTACTACTGAGTGCcctcttcttgattca CCAGGCCTGAGCTGCAGCCAGCTGGTCACTTTCGTGCAGAGGGGAGAGCGCGCCAAGCACGTTTCCTTCGGTGGGAACCTGATTGCCTTCTCACCTCTGAGGCCCCTCG
- the LOC136335213 gene encoding uncharacterized protein isoform X5, whose product MITYPNIPSAVRPIPHSETLPVPVFNGFISSKDEESEHGDQVYFDKMHEEMVVESEGSSSDAKQSLTPQQFSQPELNDLVRDLGLSKKAAELLASRLQEKNVLHRSAKVSRFRKREQIFVDFFSEDKHFVYCHDISSLLSQLGVTTYSPTEWRLFLDSSKQSLKCVLLHNSNVYAAVPIGYSTHLREDYNDIKIVLNLLKYEEHNWIICVDLKMVNFLLGQQRGFTKYPCFLCLWDSRALEKHWTQKEWPKREALEVGMQNIVNEPVVNRDRIIFSPLHIKLGLMKQFVLALNRESECFQHIISTFPALSFEKIKAGVFDGPQIRTLIRDKEFAKKMNKEEKAAWQSFVAVTKNFLGNKKAENYELLVQRMLLSFRNIGCNMSVKIHFLNSHLDKFPEYLGAVSDEQGECFHQDLKTMEERYQGRWDRNMMADYCWSIKRDCVQQVHKRKRSSIVEDAQCPRLQDLIEVNHDMSKINFEMDCLPSEIMNLLLSAGEMAYDINTNRKEETSDVVEGMELTSSVTTQDVLMSSPEKNIPSQNNMSQEEEPNVFQSGLSCSQLVTFVQRGERAKHVSFGGNLIAFSPLRPLGEERPEEV is encoded by the exons atgatcacatatcctaatattccttcagcagtacgacctatcccacactctgagacactcccagttccggttttcaatggttttatttcttctaaggacgaagaaagtgaacatggtgatcaagtgtattttgataagatgcatgaggaaatggttgtagaatctgaagggtcttcttctgatgccaagcagtcattaacccctcagcagtttagccaacccgaattgaatgacttagtaagagatttgggcctatcaaagaaagcagctgagttattagcctccaggcttcaagaaaagaatgtacttcaccggtcagctaaagtatcccgtttcaggaagcgtgaacaaatttttgtggacttcttttccgaagacaaacactttgtttactgtcatgacatcagtagtcttctcagccagctaggtgttaccacttacagtccaacagaatggcggctgtttcttgacagctctaaacagagtctgaaatgtgttctcctacacaacagtaatgtttatgcagcggtcccaattggttattcaactcatctgcgagaagattataatgacataaaaattgtcctcaacttactgaagtatgaggagcataactggatcatttgtgtggaccttaaaatggtaaatttcctgctaggacaacagagaggtttcacgaagtatccttgctttctgtgtttgtgggacagccgagctctggagaaacactggacacagaaagagtggccgaaacgtgaagctctggaagtagggatgcaaaatattgtgaatgaacctgtagttaatcgagacaggatcattttttccccacttcacatcaaacttggcttaatgaagcagtttgttctggctttgaatagagaaagtgaatgctttcaacatattatttccacttttcctgccttgtcttttgagaagataaaagcaggtgtattcgatgggcctcaaattcgaaccctcatacgtgacaaagaatttgccaagaagatgaataaggaggagaaagcagcatggcagtcttttgtggcagttacaaagaacttccttggcaacaaaaaagcagaaaactatgaacttctggttcaaaggatgctgttatctttccgcaacattggatgtaacatgagcgttaagattcacttcctgaacagtcaccttgataagtttcctgaatatcttggagctgttagtgacgagcagggagaatgctttcatcaagatctgaagacaaTGGAAGAGCGTTATCAGGggcgatgggacagaaatatgatggcagactactgctggagcatcaaacgagattgtgttcaacaagtacacaaacgcaagag gagCAGCATAGTAGAAGATGCTCAGTGTCCTAGATTACAAGATTTAATAGAAGTAAATCAT GATATGAGTAAAATAAACTTTGAGATGGATTGTTTACCCAGTGAAATAATGAATTTGCTTCTATCTGCTGGCGAAATGGCATATGATATTAATactaacagaaaggaagaaacttcAGATGTTGTGGAAGGCATGGAACTAACTTCTTCAGTTACAACCCAGGATGTTTTGATGAGTAGCCCTGAAAAAAATATACCGTCACAAAATAACATGTCACAGGAAGAAGAGCCTAACGTTTTCCAGTCAG GCCTGAGCTGCAGCCAGCTGGTCACTTTCGTGCAGAGGGGAGAGCGCGCCAAGCACGTTTCCTTCGGTGGGAACCTGATTGCCTTCTCACCTCTGAGGCCCCTCGGTGAGGAACGGCCGGAAGaagtttga
- the LOC136335213 gene encoding uncharacterized protein isoform X3 has translation MITYPNIPSAVRPIPHSETLPVPVFNGFISSKDEESEHGDQVYFDKMHEEMVVESEGSSSDAKQSLTPQQFSQPELNDLVRDLGLSKKAAELLASRLQEKNVLHRSAKVSRFRKREQIFVDFFSEDKHFVYCHDISSLLSQLGVTTYSPTEWRLFLDSSKQSLKCVLLHNSNVYAAVPIGYSTHLREDYNDIKIVLNLLKYEEHNWIICVDLKMVNFLLGQQRGFTKYPCFLCLWDSRALEKHWTQKEWPKREALEVGMQNIVNEPVVNRDRIIFSPLHIKLGLMKQFVLALNRESECFQHIISTFPALSFEKIKAGVFDGPQIRTLIRDKEFAKKMNKEEKAAWQSFVAVTKNFLGNKKAENYELLVQRMLLSFRNIGCNMSVKIHFLNSHLDKFPEYLGAVSDEQGECFHQDLKTMEERYQGRWDRNMMADYCWSIKRDCVQQVHKRKRSSIVEDAQCPRLQDLIEVNHDMSKINFEMDCLPSEIMNLLLSAGEMAYDINTNRKEETSDVVEGMELTSSVTTQDVLMSSPEKNIPSQNNMSQEEEPNVFQSARPELQPAGHFRAEGRARQARFLRWEPDCLLTSEAPRYIQKVPRRNFLPEKLKMQYL, from the exons atgatcacatatcctaatattccttcagcagtacgacctatcccacactctgagacactcccagttccggttttcaatggttttatttcttctaaggacgaagaaagtgaacatggtgatcaagtgtattttgataagatgcatgaggaaatggttgtagaatctgaagggtcttcttctgatgccaagcagtcattaacccctcagcagtttagccaacccgaattgaatgacttagtaagagatttgggcctatcaaagaaagcagctgagttattagcctccaggcttcaagaaaagaatgtacttcaccggtcagctaaagtatcccgtttcaggaagcgtgaacaaatttttgtggacttcttttccgaagacaaacactttgtttactgtcatgacatcagtagtcttctcagccagctaggtgttaccacttacagtccaacagaatggcggctgtttcttgacagctctaaacagagtctgaaatgtgttctcctacacaacagtaatgtttatgcagcggtcccaattggttattcaactcatctgcgagaagattataatgacataaaaattgtcctcaacttactgaagtatgaggagcataactggatcatttgtgtggaccttaaaatggtaaatttcctgctaggacaacagagaggtttcacgaagtatccttgctttctgtgtttgtgggacagccgagctctggagaaacactggacacagaaagagtggccgaaacgtgaagctctggaagtagggatgcaaaatattgtgaatgaacctgtagttaatcgagacaggatcattttttccccacttcacatcaaacttggcttaatgaagcagtttgttctggctttgaatagagaaagtgaatgctttcaacatattatttccacttttcctgccttgtcttttgagaagataaaagcaggtgtattcgatgggcctcaaattcgaaccctcatacgtgacaaagaatttgccaagaagatgaataaggaggagaaagcagcatggcagtcttttgtggcagttacaaagaacttccttggcaacaaaaaagcagaaaactatgaacttctggttcaaaggatgctgttatctttccgcaacattggatgtaacatgagcgttaagattcacttcctgaacagtcaccttgataagtttcctgaatatcttggagctgttagtgacgagcagggagaatgctttcatcaagatctgaagacaaTGGAAGAGCGTTATCAGGggcgatgggacagaaatatgatggcagactactgctggagcatcaaacgagattgtgttcaacaagtacacaaacgcaagag gagCAGCATAGTAGAAGATGCTCAGTGTCCTAGATTACAAGATTTAATAGAAGTAAATCAT GATATGAGTAAAATAAACTTTGAGATGGATTGTTTACCCAGTGAAATAATGAATTTGCTTCTATCTGCTGGCGAAATGGCATATGATATTAATactaacagaaaggaagaaacttcAGATGTTGTGGAAGGCATGGAACTAACTTCTTCAGTTACAACCCAGGATGTTTTGATGAGTAGCCCTGAAAAAAATATACCGTCACAAAATAACATGTCACAGGAAGAAGAGCCTAACGTTTTCCAGTCAG CCAGGCCTGAGCTGCAGCCAGCTGGTCACTTTCGTGCAGAGGGGAGAGCGCGCCAAGCACGTTTCCTTCGGTGGGAACCTGATTGCCTTCTCACCTCTGAGGCCCCTCG
- the LOC136335213 gene encoding uncharacterized protein isoform X1, with product MITYPNIPSAVRPIPHSETLPVPVFNGFISSKDEESEHGDQVYFDKMHEEMVVESEGSSSDAKQSLTPQQFSQPELNDLVRDLGLSKKAAELLASRLQEKNVLHRSAKVSRFRKREQIFVDFFSEDKHFVYCHDISSLLSQLGVTTYSPTEWRLFLDSSKQSLKCVLLHNSNVYAAVPIGYSTHLREDYNDIKIVLNLLKYEEHNWIICVDLKMVNFLLGQQRGFTKYPCFLCLWDSRALEKHWTQKEWPKREALEVGMQNIVNEPVVNRDRIIFSPLHIKLGLMKQFVLALNRESECFQHIISTFPALSFEKIKAGVFDGPQIRTLIRDKEFAKKMNKEEKAAWQSFVAVTKNFLGNKKAENYELLVQRMLLSFRNIGCNMSVKIHFLNSHLDKFPEYLGAVSDEQGECFHQDLKTMEERYQGRWDRNMMADYCWSIKRDCVQQVHKRKRSSIVEDAQCPRLQDLIEVNHDMSKINFEMDCLPSEIMNLLLSAGEMAYDINTNRKEETSDVVEGMELTSSVTTQDVLMSSPEKNIPSQNNMSQEEEPNVFQSVFDNKSLTTECPLLDSPGLSCSQLVTFVQRGERAKHVSFGGNLIAFSPLRPLGTSRKYPEETSCQKN from the exons atgatcacatatcctaatattccttcagcagtacgacctatcccacactctgagacactcccagttccggttttcaatggttttatttcttctaaggacgaagaaagtgaacatggtgatcaagtgtattttgataagatgcatgaggaaatggttgtagaatctgaagggtcttcttctgatgccaagcagtcattaacccctcagcagtttagccaacccgaattgaatgacttagtaagagatttgggcctatcaaagaaagcagctgagttattagcctccaggcttcaagaaaagaatgtacttcaccggtcagctaaagtatcccgtttcaggaagcgtgaacaaatttttgtggacttcttttccgaagacaaacactttgtttactgtcatgacatcagtagtcttctcagccagctaggtgttaccacttacagtccaacagaatggcggctgtttcttgacagctctaaacagagtctgaaatgtgttctcctacacaacagtaatgtttatgcagcggtcccaattggttattcaactcatctgcgagaagattataatgacataaaaattgtcctcaacttactgaagtatgaggagcataactggatcatttgtgtggaccttaaaatggtaaatttcctgctaggacaacagagaggtttcacgaagtatccttgctttctgtgtttgtgggacagccgagctctggagaaacactggacacagaaagagtggccgaaacgtgaagctctggaagtagggatgcaaaatattgtgaatgaacctgtagttaatcgagacaggatcattttttccccacttcacatcaaacttggcttaatgaagcagtttgttctggctttgaatagagaaagtgaatgctttcaacatattatttccacttttcctgccttgtcttttgagaagataaaagcaggtgtattcgatgggcctcaaattcgaaccctcatacgtgacaaagaatttgccaagaagatgaataaggaggagaaagcagcatggcagtcttttgtggcagttacaaagaacttccttggcaacaaaaaagcagaaaactatgaacttctggttcaaaggatgctgttatctttccgcaacattggatgtaacatgagcgttaagattcacttcctgaacagtcaccttgataagtttcctgaatatcttggagctgttagtgacgagcagggagaatgctttcatcaagatctgaagacaaTGGAAGAGCGTTATCAGGggcgatgggacagaaatatgatggcagactactgctggagcatcaaacgagattgtgttcaacaagtacacaaacgcaagag gagCAGCATAGTAGAAGATGCTCAGTGTCCTAGATTACAAGATTTAATAGAAGTAAATCAT GATATGAGTAAAATAAACTTTGAGATGGATTGTTTACCCAGTGAAATAATGAATTTGCTTCTATCTGCTGGCGAAATGGCATATGATATTAATactaacagaaaggaagaaacttcAGATGTTGTGGAAGGCATGGAACTAACTTCTTCAGTTACAACCCAGGATGTTTTGATGAGTAGCCCTGAAAAAAATATACCGTCACAAAATAACATGTCACAGGAAGAAGAGCCTAACGTTTTCCAGTCAG taTTTGATAATAAAAGCCTTACTACTGAGTGCcctcttcttgattca CCAGGCCTGAGCTGCAGCCAGCTGGTCACTTTCGTGCAGAGGGGAGAGCGCGCCAAGCACGTTTCCTTCGGTGGGAACCTGATTGCCTTCTCACCTCTGAGGCCCCTCG